The window GCCACTGGCCACTATATAGCTCAGGGGGCGCCGTGCTGGCTCGGCACCAGCTCGGAAGCCCGTAGCTAGCAGCTAGTAGCTCTACTACCTCGATCGAGCTCATTCCTTCCCCGAGTCGAGGGAGTAGAGATAGATACGCGCAGAGGAGGCTGTCCATGGAGGCGTCGGCCGTGATGTCgttgcggcgggcggcggccgtggcgtgcgTGCTCGCGCTggcgctcggcgcggcggcgcagctcacGCCGACGTTCTACGACGGGAGCTGCCCGAGGCTGCAGTCCATCGTGCGCTCCGggatggccgccgccgtgcagcaGGAGCCGCGGATGGgggcctccctcctccgcctcttcttccacgactgcttcgtcCAGGTACGGGCGCGCGCCGTCGGCCAGCTGCCCACTCAATTCGCGCGGTTGCGGTTGCGGTTGCAGCTGCCCGGCCGGCATCTGAATGCGCCTTGCTTGCAGGGGTGCGACGCGTCGGTGCTGCTGGACGACTCGCCGACGCTGACGGGGGAGAAGAACGCCGGGCCCAACGCCAACTCCCTCCGCGGCTACGAGGTCATCGACTCCATCAAGGCGCAGGTCGAGGCCGCCTGCCCCGGCGTCGTCTCCTGCGCCGAcatcctcgccctcgccgcccgcgacgGCGTCAACCTGGTCAGTGAACTAACCAATAGTAACTGGCAGTAGTAGTAGTACTAGGCTACTAGCAGTAGTCTAGTAGTACAGCACCACCTGCCGACACCCGTACCACCTGCTGCCACCAATCAACATGCATGTCGACCGGTTAAACATTGAGCTCATCTTGCATTGCCCACTTCACTGCTTCACCGTGCACGCACTCGACATGGACTCGACCGGTCGGTCCCGTCAAACATGCTCGATCCGGGCGGCGTGGGGGCCAGCCAGAGCCCAGAGCCAGCTTTCCTCACCAACCGCTCAGCCCGACCGGGGGACGGATGCTTCCTGATCTGAGCGAGCCCGTTTTGTCGCCGAACGCCCGCTGAGCATGTGCCCACTGTTCCTACTAGCTGTTCATCTGTGGCACAGTAGCAAGCAAGTTGCCGTCCATGGCACTCGAGAGTTCCCTTCCCATGCATGCAGATCCAATATTCCAATGCCTGGTAGGTCCTGCAATCAGCCACAGCCAACCGAACAAACAGAGGAAATAAAACCAATAAGAAACATTACGTAGTCGTTCATGAATAATTTGATCGATCATCAGTTGGTTTGAATTCGGTTCCATGCGTGTGTTTACCGATGCATGCAGCTGAGCGGTCCGACGTGGGCGGTGCCGCTGGGCCGGCGCGACACGCGCACGGCgagccaggcggcggcgagcagcaacCTGCCCTCCCCGTcgtcgagcgcggcggcgctggtgtcgGCGTTCGCGTCCAAGGGCCTGGACGCGCGCGACCTGGTGGCGCTCTCGGGCGCGCACACCGTGGGGTCGGCGCGCTGCGCGAGCTTCCGCTCCCGCGTCTACAACGACACCAACATCAACGCCGGGTTCGCGGCGAAGCGGCGGCAGATCTGCCAGCCGCAGGGCGGCGCCACCGACGGCAACCTGGCGCCGCTCGACGCGCTCAGCCCCGTCCGCTTCGACAACGGCTACTTCCGCAACGTCGTCGCCCAGTTCGGCCTGCTCCACTCCGACCAGGAGCTCTTCGGCGGCGGCCAGGTGGACGGCGTCACGGCGCAGTACGCGCGCAACGGTGCCGCCTTCGCGCGGGACTTCGCCGCGGCCATGGTCAAGATGGGGAACATCAGCCCGCTCACGGGGTCCAGCGGCGAGATCCGGGCCAACTGCCGGAAGCCCAACTAACAATAAtcagccgcgccccgccgccgccggccggccggccggccttgagATGCGTGCGGGACGGAGAAGGGACGGCGCGGATGGGCGGGGCCGATCGACATGGCCAGCTAAGAGGAGTGCGGCTTTTGCGCGTGGGGAAGTGTGGAGTGCGTTcgaagggagcggcggcggctggccggaGACGGCGATGATTGAGGTGGGGCGGATTTGGAGGGTGGAGCGGCGCTGTcaaggggggaggaggagggagacgagAGGTGGGGCCCAGCGTGCCGTGACACATCGATCACGCGCTGCAGTGCATGGCTGCATGCATGGCTGGCCACTGCGGCTGCTTTTGGTTTGGTTGCATTCTTTCCTTGTACCATACCGATTCGATTCATGATTATTTTTCAGGGAGGGGACACGAATAAGAacgtatatatataaaaatgtGCTTTATTTCTTTTCCAagcaatttagaaaaaaaatgctaCGTGTTGATGATGTGAGATATAATAATGTACAGACTACAGAGATGTTTTCCTTGGTCAAAACGGGAGGGTGTACAGTACAGTGCAGAAGGAGTGGTTGCCCGCAACAGAATTAGGCAGGGTACAACAAGTACGTCCAACTAGTACCATGATTAGTTTGCCCCCTGCTGCCTGCGACGGGCCGGACATGCAGGCTGGCCGCCGGCCCGGGCGTCGATGCGAGGTCGAGGTAATGGCTAGCTGCGTGCTCAGCTGATGAGCACCGTGCCGGTTGTGGTGTCTGGTGTGACCATCTGCATGATGCCACTCCTCCCATTCCATCCCATCATGACCACCGTGCTCGTCGATCGCGAGAGAAACAGAGGGAGGCATGGCAATCTGGTTTATCATTACAAGAGTTGCCTGGTGATtgccaacttttttttttccgaaCACGCAAAAGCTTTGAGGAGGTGAGGATCGGGGAGTATGCTTTAGGCATGCACTAGGCTAGGAGAGTGGGGTTATACTTTGTATGGGCCGGTATGTTTCAGCTTTGAGCTAGCCTGCTGCCGCCTGCAGCTGCAGAGCCGAGCACTAGTGTCCACACGAAGACGATGCCGGAGAAAACGGATTTGACAACGACGACGAGGGCAACGACGGCGGTGCTACATACATACCAGCTAGCGCTGCTGGAAACAGGGCGCGGCCGCGCCGAATGTTATTGCACGATGCAAATCCGACGGTGGTTGGAGCGGTACGGTGTTGTCAAAGGGAGGAGGTAGACGATGAGGTACGGTGCAGCGCGCGGGACCGACCCGGCCAGCGTGCCGTGACAAGTCGACCACAGCACAGCCATTGCCGCTCTGTCCTGGTTGCATTCTGTCTTTATAGTTTGTGGTGATGGATTGATGGCGATCGATATTAGTAAGCTGGAAGCCTAGAACAGATGGAATGTGTTCTTTTTTTAATCAcattttatttttcatcattaatGCAATAAGTACTCATGCCTGTTTAAttatgtttcaaaaaaaatcagtcACGATCTCCCTTGGAAGGGATCTGTCGTCAAtgggctagctagctagcatgcACTAGCAGAGTAGTTGCACGATCGTCCATAATTGTGATAAACAGGATTAGGCGCTAGCTAGTACTAGCAGCATGCCAGCATGATGATCGTTGCGTTCGTTCGACGGGCCGGGTGCCCGGGTACCCAGGGCGCGTCTGGTACGCGGTGTGGGCATTGACGTGACCGTGAGAGGCCTCGCGCATGGGCAAAACGCGTGGCAAATTGAATGTGATTAGGATTTAGGAACGGCGGCTTGATTTTGGTACTACGCCGATGTGATTTGTTGCGTGCGTGGCTGCTTGGCTGCGCTGGCCGCCGGGCGTTGCATGGTCGGGGCCGTGTTTTGTTGCAGcttgtaaattttttaaaaaggtATCTttatatatttgaagtactaaatatagactaatcacaaaaataattacagaactcgtctgtaaattgcgagacgaatctaatgagcccaaCTAATCTGttattagaggttatttactgtagcattactgtagcaatttagcatctaattacatcataattaggttcattagattcgt is drawn from Panicum virgatum strain AP13 chromosome 1N, P.virgatum_v5, whole genome shotgun sequence and contains these coding sequences:
- the LOC120655216 gene encoding peroxidase P7-like; protein product: MEASAVMSLRRAAAVACVLALALGAAAQLTPTFYDGSCPRLQSIVRSGMAAAVQQEPRMGASLLRLFFHDCFVQGCDASVLLDDSPTLTGEKNAGPNANSLRGYEVIDSIKAQVEAACPGVVSCADILALAARDGVNLLSGPTWAVPLGRRDTRTASQAAASSNLPSPSSSAAALVSAFASKGLDARDLVALSGAHTVGSARCASFRSRVYNDTNINAGFAAKRRQICQPQGGATDGNLAPLDALSPVRFDNGYFRNVVAQFGLLHSDQELFGGGQVDGVTAQYARNGAAFARDFAAAMVKMGNISPLTGSSGEIRANCRKPN